TTTTCTATATTGTAATTCAATATGCAATAAACAAAGTATACAAGAACGGAAAATCAGTTTGCAATTACATAGGAAGAACGGAAATGTTCACACCTCGAGCGGAGAAGAGTCATTTGAAGAACCTCTTATCAAGTTGTGAGCTCCTTTTTCCCCTGAAAGATAACCATATGCACACTCAAACTCAAACTCTATAGTTGCAGAATTAATTCCTCCATTCTTGGACAGACACTTGTCAACAATCCTTCCTTCATAACCTTGTCTTTTAGCCCATCCAAGATACATACTTAGGAGCTGTTCTGCCCAGAGCTTGATTTACACAAAAAGTAGGCCAAGAACAACAgaaataatttacataaatagtttaaaggaaaaaaaaaaaaaaaaaaaaaaaaaaaaaaaaaaaaaaaaaacagaacataAAGCAAACGATCAGAAACTGTTTTACAAAGTGTGGATGAAATATGTGTTTATTATATGTATAACACTGAAAAAATTGCTTATTTCTTCACATGAGTGAGGTTTTGTTAAATAACCATAAGTCTAATCAAATGAAATTTATGTGTACTCATTACTGCTCCAAGAATGAAGCAATACTAAAACTTTGACACTagaaactttaatattttaaagtgaaaGAACCAGATTTTCAGATGAAATTTGATTTCCATAGATATAAGTAGGAACTTATGACTGATACAGCTACACAATGGCAAGTTAAAAATTCTACTTCTTTGCAAGAGGTGAATGAAAGATGATATTTAACATCCTCATGCTTCCAAactatatacatttatatttcaaaacaactgCTGGAGTGAAGAATCAATTTTAGAATGCGTCATAATCAGGATTAAGTTTTACTAACATAATAGCATACAATAACCAGATTCATAAGTTATAGTTTAAACATAATCATATTGAAGTTCAAACATTACATATCAAACCTTTGGATGCATGTCATCAAGTGAAGCTTTTATAACCAAGCATGCTCCTGCCATATCAAATGGACCCTTAAGAAGCTTAGAAATCTCATACTGATCTAGAATATCACTGACACCCAATGATGCTTCATAGGCTTGCTTATAAAGCCCATAATCAATAGCATTCATCTCAGCCAACTGATTGATCAGCTTTGCTTCCTCTACCTGGAGGACAAACAACAAGgaatcattttttttcaaataagaaaaaataaaataaactagcATGGcctattttatttgttttagtggTGTTAGCAAAGGTATGTTTTGAGCCTCATGACCAGAAAAGCCACAATTTTCACCTGTTAGCAAATTCTGGCCAACCTTCGACCACTTTTAAGAAGTATGGTGGATCCAAGGCAGAAAGAAGATTAACTATACAACAGAGTTTATAATAGCTAGAGCCTAGAGATAATATAATTCTGGTTCAATGAAAGATGCCACGCACAAACACAGGGCAATCTTTGAGCTTTACAGAACAGCTGTCGAAGTAAAGATCATAATCAAAATTATGTTCTACATAGAAGTGTTCTTTGGACATTTCTTTCTTCAGTGTAATTGctgcatttcattttatttttctgttagtGTATCAAAGTCCCCACATACCATTAGTTAAATGGCCTACACAATTATTATTTCATACCAAAccaatcaaaatttatatagaaTTGAAGACAAATAATACAGTGAAAATTCAGATGAAACTGATGGAAACAGACCATCACCTTGTATTTCATGTCCTTTAAGGAATCAACTACTTTGGCACTGTTAGCCAACTTGACAAGGACGTCATTGGACTTAGCTGGATCATCCCACATATCAAAATCACGCACCATTTCTTCCTGTTTAATCCTAGTTGCTTCTTCAATTTCCAAGGCCGTCGAAGTGAATGTTTCAGCGCGAAGAACTGCATCTTCGATTTTCCTTTTTAGAGAAAATAAACCTGATCATATTTGAATGGTTATTATGACTGATGAAGATAATAAGTGAAAGAAGTACTAGTCTCCTGCAGCTAATATAACAGACTATCCTATTGTGAGTCATTATGTTATATCCACTTCACTTAAAAGATTTGCAGAAGAGTCACTAAACTATGAAGAATCTTCAATCAGCTTAAAATTTGCTCTGAGGGTTGAGgataaagaagaaatcaaacGAATATTTCTACATGATAAAAGTCACATTCATGGCATCAAATTTAGAAAGGTGAAAATAGATATGCACGATCCATTAAGAATAATAGATGCAATGCAACTAAGTAGCATGAAGTATATATGATAACTACAGGGAGAAACATTCTTCAAACAAAGTTTTAATTGAAAGAGATAACATTTATtacatgaaaagaaaacaaaatcatcCCAAAGTGTTCCATTTAAGTAAATCGAAGCATTACCCCTTAACCATTGCCCATAGGGCATGGGTAACCAGTTATGCCCTTGTAGATAATGAAAAAGTTTTTGCAGTTTCTCTATTTTTATCAAACCATGTAACTCAACTACTCGGTTATCTAAACAGGTTACATGGTAAGAGGTATCCCAGAGACATTTTCCATAATCAGATGAGTGGATCGTTTATCACATAGGCACGGTTTTTTAGCTCTTATCTTCATGTTCTTTTGAAATTAGATACACAAAAAGGTATTGAACCTAACAAGCTTGAAACTCCACTATCTGTGACATTGGTtataacatgaattggaaatcacaatcatgttatcatcatcaaaatcttgTACCAACATACCAACCACCACCCCACCACCCAAAACAAAAAGGTTCCAGACTGAAAACACACTCCGTCAAATTCAAATTAAGGGTGATATTGTATCAAGACTTGTATCCAAGAATACCTCTTCAAGCCTCACTCCTCGACTTTCCACCATCCCATTTCACCCCTACAAGCAAAAGGGCAATCACAAACATAAATAGTAACAAGAGCCACATCCACATTGATTGAACCGCCAAAGGTACTTTATCACAGACAAAAAACAACATGCATAAACCAAAAGCAGTCAGAAGATGTTCTAACACACAAAAAAGATAGCATTTTGAAACAGACCCACTTGATTGTAGACGTCCTTGTTATTAGCCATGGAACTATTACAAGCTCTAATTCTGAAAGAACATTGAAACAGGTGAACATTCGGCTTCTTCTTTCCCAGAGAAGAGCGCCATTTAGAGCTGAAAGAAGATGCAACTTCATGAACCGTTCTTGTTGGACAAGCATGTTCAGACACCACAGTAGCCATAACCATTAAGCGGATGAAGATgggaaaaaaagtaaaaaggtgAAGAAGGCCTTGTTTTGTTTTCCGGTGAAGTGAATGGTGCTATGTTCGAAAGCTCCCACGACcgtttttgtgttgtgttgtgttgtgttgtgaaAGGAGCAAAACTGAAACGACCTTACATATTGCCTTATCTTGAAAGCGGAAATCAATTTGATTCGCtgtaaaataagacaagtgcaCTACTACTTCACACCCACAACACTTTCGCGTTTATGCTATATTAATAGCTTCATTTAGTTTTTAACATAAGTAATTTTGTCACACATcctagataaaataattaatttagtcatcattctaaaaatattattaatgtgtcAAATTAATAGTCATttttaatgactttttttttatttgtttttttctattcaatacaaaacataagtcataaaatcatttattttttataacaaataaggatataaatataatctttaaGAAAGTTGACATACATAATCTTTAAACAACTTTCTAGAAGTTTGTTACAAACCTTAGGGTGCTCATAGATATACATGTCAATTCAAGTATGCATATggtagaaaatatgaaaaagaatattgaattatgtattacaatattttgtagtttttcaaaataataggatgtgatgaaaataataaaataatgcttTAAAGTTTATAAACTTACTATAAATACTTTTACAAGTTAACACCTTGTTAATACAGAGGCAATTTTAAGTGGACATATTCActctcaaaatatattttataaatttagttcACCAAATTCCTGTTCTTTATAATTAGATAACATATCAATAACAACCAATTTAATAGacttgaaattaaagaaatatttttgtttaatatttgcATATTGGATCCTTTATATTACACAAAATTCTTGATCaactttatcaaaatttattcatcaaaatatatataaattataacatctcgtcttattaatataaaactattaaaataagtactacaaatataataattaaaaaaaaacttaaaatttttaaagttaaagatttacatatgaaaaattaaaatctgtCACTGTTTTGTTTGCATTCCATGTGAATTAACTTGAAAAACGTTTATCTAATTTCACATTATTTAAggtaattattacaaaagataaaataaacacacaaaaaacaacacaagaagagtaagctaatattataaaagaaattaattcaTGCAATTATAAAGCATTGCGCACACGGATACACTCCCTTTGAAACATGTTCGCCCTAGAACACCCAAGCACATTAAATATAGGGATACACTCCTTCTGGGACATGTTCGCCCAAGAACACCCAACATATCAAACCTAGGGGACCACCCCCTAGTCTAGGCTACGCTCGCCTAAGAACACCTAGTGTATGCCAACATAAAGGCGATCTACCTACTACAAAACCAGGCGGGGGGTACAAACTCTATTGGACGGTCATAAGCATGCAATCAAgcaacaacaatttcaaaacaataattgCTAAGACAAAAACAAAGACATTTCATAAATCGCAAAGGTAACAGTACAAATGTTTATGGTGTTTACTATATGTTCAAAACAAACTACACTATTGCAGGGGTAGCATCATCTTTTGTTGAGGTCGCTAGATCTTTACAATCACTCTCATTCGAGTGTCTTCAATAAAGTAGTCTCAGTTGCTTGGTCATCCATCCATATAAAATGAGTTAGTCTAATTGTTTACATTCTTTTGACAATTCATATTCGATTGTTATCTTCCTTCAGAACAGGTAAACAAGATACTATCAAGTCACTAATCAACATGGAAAAAAATTTCTGAAAAGGACTCCCATCATTTACCGTTCGGCCTATGGTAAAGTTCAGAAAGAGAAGTCATAAAGCCTGTCGTTCGGTCCATAGACGAGCAATGACCAGAAGCACGCTCCCCAACACAACGAATACAGTCTCCCTCAAACtcataagtcctatagttaacTATGGCTAAAGCCTAACGcttaactcggacttgggggcATTATGTATAGTATGATATCTAGGCCAAACGATTAACATCCAAGACCATTTGCGCTGATCGACCAAGTCAAACTAAGTTAAATGATGTTAGGCCATAATTGGGCCAACATTTAAGTTATTGGGTCAATAGTTCAGCagaggataaaataatcaaagatatttgattaaagatattgataaaacTTTTATGAACAACCAACCGAATTTTAAGATAAATCTGTTTAAGGTAagtcaatttatattttattaggcttGTGATAACCTATAAATACAGTGCCAAGGCTAAAAGCCACGTACGTACTACTCACACTCAGAAATCATTAACATTCTCATACTGGCCAACTGAACCCCAAATCCCAGCGGAAATATTGGTTTTTATGAATGTAACAGAGACGATTTGACCTCTCCCATTTTTCATAAAGATCAATGTCAACTTGAGTGTTGGTCTCATTAATACCCGGTGGTTCTGGTTTTTTAATAGCATATAGTCAATGTCCATCCAacctaaatgaagaagaactcTTTCCTTCCAAACCTTATAATTATCTCCTTTCAACTCGGGAATACCACACTTAATATCAGAAGAATTCACAGATTGAGAAActgcaaattcaaaattacatgcttaatgtataatttgagactaaaataaatgtcatgttttaccaatgcaaaacatgtctttaccaatgagtttattaacataaaacttgcNTGTGGgctaaagtcttactcaattaaactcattatcttaatgataaaattatcaaattatatgtcatgtttcaccaatgcaaaacatgtctttaccaatGNNNNNNNNNNNNNNNNNNNNNNNNNNNNNNNNNNNNNNNNNNNNNNNNNNNNNNNNNNNNNNNNNNNNNNNNNNNNNNNNNNNNNNNNNNNNNNNNNNNNNNNNNNNNNNNNNNNNNNNNNNNNNNNNNNNNNNNNNNNNNNNNNNNNNNNNNNNNNNNNNNNNNNNNNNNNNNNNNNNNNNNNNNNNNNNNNNNNNNNNNNNNNNNNNNNNNNNNNNNNNNNNNNNNNNNNNNNNNNNNNNNNNNNNNNNNNNNNNNNNNNNNNNNNNNNNNNNNNNNNNNNNNNNNNNNNNNNNNNNNNNNNNTActctttaatctattaaaactatattactactaaaacattaataatatataaatatttacataaagttcttaatatgtaaatatattaataataatgcatattttatttgcacatataacaacaaatatatacatacaaataatacccaaaaatatacataattattaatccaaaaatatttaaccatACATATATCAAGTTCAAGGGTTAATTGCCTTTTACCAAGCCTGCAAATTTTCCCAGAGGGGAAAGATGAAGGGAGACACGTAGGGttgaaaaaataacaatattgtaACAGGTCGTGAATTGACCCAAAACTGAAACGTAGAAACAGGGTTTCCTCTTTATATtaaagagatgaagaaaagcaaaaggatttttcaaaatcctgaaacttgagagaaagaaaaaacgaaGATCCTCTTGATccagtttcaattttatttttgcttttaaatataaaagctcTGATTAAGATTACAAAAATTGTAATCAAATTTACGTTAATTTGGgaattttgtttggattaaaagcatcaaaataataaagtcCATAAACCAAAAATCCAAATCGATGAAAACATGCAAGGCAGAGGAATGAACAGGttctgataccaaatgataaaaaaataaatagaccaaatgataaaaatagagcagagtaaaattgatctaaacatgttatataaacATTATAGTAACACATTCAGATCAAGAACAACGAAAGCAAAGATGAAGAATAAGGTGCATACCTCCTGCCATTGCAATTTTGTAATCTCAACagaaacaattttgttttctaaaccttaactcaCTTAAACTCGATAGTGTGTTTTTTCTGAATAGATGAGTAGGCTTAGTGATCAAAACTGAGAGTAACCCATTCCCTATATATAGAGTCTGGCCATCACAGATTCAAAATAATGGGTTGGGCTTTacctttaaacaatataataactgcTCCATAACCTCTGTGCAgtgaaaaaggataaaaatattggCTTAATGGACCACTTTATgttccttaaaaatagaaacttaaaattctataatatttattctataattaaaataattctaacattctcccacttggtCCATTAATCCAATTATTAACCACAATAAGTGACAGAATATATATGAGTCATGGCGATAGGTCCTCTGATAGTGAATGTTATCTTCCATGTACcacaatatatatttctatcaaCATTAGCTCTCAACTTAATGCATAAACCATATATTTATGCTAGATCAAAACTAAATGAtatcttctcaaaataaatgTGCACAAAAACATATGAGAAGAACATCAAACTGAATAAgagtttcattgaaaaatacCAAATGTACTGATAATGAAATTACATCATGGAACCAAGTCCCGTTTGTACTACATGATCCTTAAAATTCTTTAGTGGCATGCCTTTAGTTAAGGATCAACAATCACAATTCAGTGCTTATGTATTTAATGaccactttcttttccttaacaCGTTCTCTGATGGCTAAGTATTTGATGTCAATGTGCTTACTTCGACATccacttttattgttttcagCCATAAACATCGCAATAGAGTTGTCACAGTACAACCTTAATGGCCTAGAAATAGAGTCCACAACTCTAAGCCCATAAATGAAACTCTTCAACCATACACCATGCGAGATAGTCTCAAAACAAGATACGAATTACCTTCTTGAAGATATCTAATTACCTTCTTTGCAGCTTTCCAGTGGTCAACACCTGGATTACTCTGATATTTTCCCAAAAATTCCAACAACATATGTAATGTCAGGTCTAGTGCAAACCTGTGCATACATAAGGCTTCCAATAgctgaagcatatggaatattcttcatgtgttcccgctcaaaatcatttttcggacatttattcaaattgagtttatcacCCTTCATGATGGGAGCTACAATTGGTGAACAATTCTTCATGTTAAACCTCTCTAAAACTTTGTTGATATAGGTCTCTTGAGACAAACCCAAAATGCCTCGAGATCTTTCCCTATGGATCTTAATGCTAATGACATAAGATGTCTCTCCCATATCCTTCATGTAAAAGTTCTTTGAGAGAAATTGTTTCACTTCATATAGCAAACCCTTATCGTTGGTTACAAGCAAAATATCATCCACGTATAAAACAAGGAAACAAATCTTGCTCCCACTGACCTTTTGGTATATACATTGATCCACgatattttcttcaaaaccgAATGAAGTAATAACATCATGAAATTTTAGATACCATTGATGGAggcttgttttaatccatagatGGATTTATTAAGCTTGCAAACTAAATGCTCATTGTCTTTAGAAGAGAATCCTTCAGGTTGTTTCATGTAAACCTCTTCTTCCAAATGACCATTAAGGAATGTTGTTTTCCACATTCATTTGATGttactcaaaatcaaaatgagcCACTAATGCCATAGGTTTGATTCTTTAGAACTCATGGCTTGTGAAAACGTTTCAGGATCATTTGCAACTCCAATATTGTAGTAAACTTCTTGCAAATACACTATATAATCACTAGGAATTGCTGGCCCTTTAACTCTAGTAGATCTTCTTAATGTTGCCTCATCATTTTTTCTTGAGGAACTTGTTGCTCAGACAACTGTTCAGTAGGTTGTTCAACTTGTTCCTTATTAGCAACTTGATTTGTAAGGTCATTTTCAGCATGTTGTGAAGCTTCAATTATTGCTTGTCTAACACCCATTTGTGTTTGAGGGGTGTGAACGACAACCAATCTATCACTTGAGCTCGAGGGTTGAGCTTCATAGTGATCCCTTCCCTTCCCAATGTTTGGAAATTGATCACTCCCACTAACCAAGTCATTCTCAAGAAATTTTGCATTTCTTGACTCCACAATCCTAGTGTTATGCGATGGACAATAGCATCTATATCCCTTAGACTTTTCAGCTTATCCAATTAAATACCCACTAATAGTCCTTGGGTCTAGTTTCTTCTCTTGTGGATTATAAATTCTCACTTCAGACGGACATCCCCAAATGCGTATATGTCGCAAACTTGGTTTCCAACCTTTGAATAACTCAAACGGTGTCTTTAAGACGACCTTGGTTGGGACTCAGTTTAATATATACACAACTGTCTTTAGTGCTTCAGTCCACAAGAATTGAGGAAGTTTTGAATTACTCCTCATACTTCTCACCATGTTCATTCATCGTGTATCTACCATAATACTCTTCACCTCTATCTGATCTCACAATCTTGATTTGCTTTCCGCATTGTATCTCAACTTCAgccttaaaattttaaaggcATGCAAAGCTTCATCCTAGAACAAAGTAAGTAGAGATACATATAACGTAAGTAGTCATCTATAAAGGTGATGAAGTATTTCGGACTACTGGCGTCCATATCCGGACAACAAATATCTGTATGAATAATTTCTAGTAAACTTGAACTCCTCTTAGCACCTCTTTTAGACTTGTTAGTTTGCTTACCCTTTATGCAATCCACTTAAGTCTCAAAATTAGTAAAATCCAAAGTACTAAGTACTCCTTCATTGACTAattgcttaattctctcaatGGAGACGTGTCACAATCTACGGTGCCATAAAACAGAAGAAATCTCATTCATAACACATCTTTTTAACCCGGTAGTAACGTGCATAGAATCATAAACAATATTGTTTTGCAAAATAATGGAATAAAGGCCATCACATAATTTACCAAAACTAACAactttagatttatttattaaggtaaaaccaaaatctgtaaaattaaatgaaaaattcaaaggtATAAGTTGTGAAACAGAAATCAAATTCTTAGAAAAACAAGGAACATAAAATGtcttttccaaattcaaaacaaaaccaCTACTTAATACTAAACTGCACGTTCCAATGGCCTCCACATGTGAACTCATCTTACTCCCTGAGTAGATATATTGCTCACTTCCCACTGGCCTCCTTAGGTTTGCATACCCTGTAAGGTATTAGAAACCTTTCTTATGAAGCCAATTCTTAAATTTCAAGCAGTCTTTCTTCATGTGtcctttctttttacaaaagaaacaattggGCTCATTCTTAATAACTGGCTTAGTAGGAATCTTTCCCTTCACATTAACTTGGTTCTTCTTATTCTCAAAAGAAGTAGTCAAGTTCACCCTCTCCCCTTCTTCTATTAATAGCCTTTCTACTTCTTGAACACACATggtcaataattcattaatagacCATTTATCTTTATGTGTGTTGTAAGAGATTTTGAAGGGGGCATAATGGTGAGGCAAAGTGCACAAAATATAGTGTACCAGGAAAGAATCAAACATGGTAACTTCCAAAGCTTTCAGTTGAGCCACAATGTCCCTAATACGCATGATATGATCATGCACTCCCTTAATTCTAATGAGCTTTAAGGATGAAAACTGCATTATAAGGGTGTTGGCAAGAGATTTATCGAATGTAGTAAATTGCTCATCAATAGCCCTTGGTAAATCTTTGACATTCTCATACTGGTCAACTGAACCTCGGATCCCAGCagaaatattagtttttatgaACGTAACAGAGAGACGATTTGACCTCTCCCATTTTTCATAAAGATCAATGTCAACTTGAGTGCTGGTCTCATTAATACCTGGTGGTTCTAGTTTTCTAATAGCATAGTCAATGTCCATCCAgcctaaatgaagaagaactcTTTCTTTCCAAACCTTATAATTATCTCCTTTCAACTTGGGAATACCACACTTGATATCAGAAAAATTCACAGATTGAGAAActacaaattcaaaattacatgcttaatgtataatttgagactaaaataaatgtcatgttttaccaatgcaaaacatgtctttaccaataagtttattaacataaaacttgtctgtgggctaaagtcttactcaattaaactcattatcttaatgataaaattatcaaattatatgtcATGTTTCACCAATGCAAAGCATTTCTTTACCAATGAgtatattaacataaaacttgtCTTTGGgctaaagtcttactcaattaaactcattatcttaatgataaaattatcaaattatatgtcATGTTCCACCAATGCaaacatgtctttaccaatgagtttattaacataaaacttgcctgtgggctaaagtcttactcaattagactcattcttttaatgataaaactatcaaattatGTTCCTATTCTTAATTCCTGTgggaaaattaagaaatataatttaatattttatcctaattaatcatataaatatgaaaaaaattcctGTGGAtagattttatcatattaaataattatttacaactaATGTTTCTCATGTagcaaaactttatatacaattttaattgattaaagatgTTGTGGCTActctttaatctattaaaactatattacaactaaaacaataataatatataaatatttacataaagttcttaatatgtaaatatattaataataatgcatatttatttgcacatataacaacaaatatatacatacaaataatatccaaaaatatacataattattaatccaaaaatatttaaacatacgTATATCAAGTTCAAGGATTAATTGCCTTTTACCAAGTCTGCAAATTTTCCTAGAGGGGAAAGATGAAGGGAGACACGCAGGGttgaaaaaataacaatactGTAACAGGTCATGACTTGACCCAAAAATGAAACGTAGAAACAGAGTTTCCTCTTTATATtaaagagatgaagaaaagcaaaaggatttttcaaaatcctgaaatgtaagagaaagaaaaaacgaaGATCCTCTTgatacaatttcaattttatttttgcttttaaatataaaagctctgattaaaagcatcaaaataataaagtcCATAAACCAAAAATCCAAATCGACGAAAACATGCAAGGCAGAGGAAtgataccaaatgataaaaaaaatagaccaaatgataaaaatagagcagagtaaaattgatctaaacatgttatataaacATTATAGTAACACATTCAGATCAAGAACAGCGGAAGCAAAGACGAAGAATAAGGTGCGTACCTCTTGACATTGCAATTTTGTAATCCCAACAgagacaattttgttttctaaaccttaactcaCTCAAACTCGATGATATGTTTTTTCTGAATAAAGGAGTGGCTTAGTGAATCAAAACTGTTGTGAGTAACACATTCCCTATCTATAAAGTCTGACCATTACAGATTCAAAATAATGGACTGTACTTTacctttaaacaatataataaatgtttcatAATTTCTATGtagttaaaaaagataaaaatattaacttaatatttatgttccttaaaaataaaaacttaaaatactataatatttattctataattaaaataattctaacaaAAGAATCTACTGATTCTCCATCAATCAAGTATCCTTTATTACTCCTATATTATTCgtcagtttttcttttatcaataatatcaaatttgaatatttttcttctatctttaaaGTAAAATGGTAATAACGAGAACCTTATTAAAACATGTACAAAAGTTTTATAGATAAATCACTGGATTCCAATTTCTTGTAGTATTAATTTTTTGGAATCTTACAACATTTTCTCAATATCAATACctcttttgaaaaatgtttcttaaacgtgcaaaaataatacttaaggTTCTCGAAAATACAGTTGCTGATTTTTTTTCTAGTCTTCCGATGGAGGATTTGTGCAAACCCTTTAATCGATGTATTTTTCGGAAGTTCGGAAGAACACTTGTACATTGACACGCTTAGTATGATACGCCGAGGTGGAAATTGTCACCTGGTACATTAACACGCCCAGGTGACAATTCATTTAACATCgtacttttcaatttttttttttcaaagttatcttttcactttaaataaatattaaaattaaaaacccttaataaatattaaaaaaagtgggATTCACCTGTAGAAAGAAATATGCATGTGAAagtattgtttttgttttcggAAAACACGAGCTTCGTAATTATCTCacttagtttctattttttattagcaAAATATTGTTGCTTAGAGTAATTTACagtttttgataaatattttctttaataacttttaGCCTTTTTGAGAAGCTACTCGAAGTAACCTTTTTAAGACGCTAACTTCTGTTTTTTTAAACAATCTCTTTATACCTTTCTATTTTATCTTAGatatgtattaattttatatattttattttatcttatccgtattaattttaaaagtatgtattgatt
This genomic interval from Vigna radiata var. radiata cultivar VC1973A chromosome 8, Vradiata_ver6, whole genome shotgun sequence contains the following:
- the LOC106769612 gene encoding peptide chain release factor PrfB3, chloroplastic, with translation MVMATVVSEHACPTRTVHEVASSFSSKWRSSLGKKKPNVHLFQCSFRIRACNSSMANNKDVYNQVGLFSLKRKIEDAVLRAETFTSTALEIEEATRIKQEEMVRDFDMWDDPAKSNDVLVKLANSAKVVDSLKDMKYKVEEAKLINQLAEMNAIDYGLYKQAYEASLGVSDILDQYEISKLLKGPFDMAGACLVIKASLDDMHPKLWAEQLLSMYLGWAKRQGYEGRIVDKCLSKNGGINSATIEFEFECAYGYLSGEKGAHNLIRGSSNDSSPLEACSATVDVIPMFFENNACDLEINSEDLIISSPSIQGENKRQTDLSVCIQHLPTGISVQSSGERSHFANKMKALNRLKAKLLVIAREQEVASIKSIQKNNIVNPWQEETRRYVFHPYRLVHDVKTGIEMPDLNYVLEGNIGTLIAAHINSRAMS